From the genome of Streptomyces sp. NBC_01260, one region includes:
- a CDS encoding RNA-guided endonuclease TnpB family protein, translated as MSRPLDSVARKQARLLQFRTAPADLGEVIAYRPEAPVLDLAMELSREYKRNVGTGLDVQPPYRALECVLRAAAGTWARWQWNDGCYELLCAAPISAEDRHDVFRYWAEAVVLGPDGQRIGEQLAELLARAEPRSAVLPAPPSAGKRSRAWWPGELARWRLAEELAALEWPRNNGTPVRFTLCTDGRLAAIGHELPAQPDRKGVVRHLLPRITIGTAASGHSRRHAVTVNATTTLLATSWKRVATVLLANPDQPLVVSAAADGPPWKRRLNVPAVAASRRLAALPRLSANVPPFPEHLADDALADTAPGPVWAVAPASARTPGLGRGHGMEFFRHIEEAIDSRCEKYSHRSPVFIEVPGIKVPPTESGSRVSGPIPFERIPAALDAAGVGTLLVPVLWSTDEVRARVKGAIADQWGPGEDWKAVDGVAEPVAGGRIEVVFLHDKTDALGHGPRTSAERERDLAQLLAPYTREDMLVAAICETDWDPERWYPSVEAREKAEAEDGKWPSKQALARLATTSQYIKQAPPPVPTHTREGKPYNEKYRAKKVASRQSGLDSSTANVLREILSGVGATDHRLGAAFGKLPLENWWHIGIHVRRHAQRRTPGKRRTTEPAPITATLTAMRPTGGKDDPWQVWAYSPQAGQWQPHSPATTALHATDLAWDVSGYRAAADETLQARAAADIVEQALIAIRTQLPATAPAVLYVDGDAAEYIWAGLTDEALGQDPPPGMPRPASWLPGHSLPRAQRPLATVRVIGDLERIGRPTGAHMRTSDGTWRATDTTNSLFQLATDTGAVTFPDLLLVNVPRTWAAGPAGRFGKDETRFDSGIQSKNGYAHTATRFTVIAQSPDADCDLIGAVAAVLTNQGITSDVRQSAPTPSTSPAGWTPPTPTTAAPRKAPKTPPMPPKTGTPRRRRPPACSQGALTPTRSPLRNSGIPTPKLTPMPSTPLRSWDNLAMALIRAITAADYSVVAALLAANGLGDGWGYEPEGLSVVVAELHEAVVGVAEFQLHCDFGHDASFNVRIAAPVPALPTRKQRDGGTVGVDLGVAVIAAASEPVITAQGKTQLFENPRHLDNAVRQLTKWQRRMSRRHVRGLPAHRQSAGWREARDQVARLMGLVAQRRASTQHLLTKQLVTQFAHIAVEDLRVKNMTRSARGTQDAPGRNVAAKAGLNRAILDVGFGEIRRQIEYKAKRHGVRVTAVNPAYTSQTCHQCGHVDRKSRRTRSVFECTQCGHATHADIGAAHNIKHRALDTTDQR; from the coding sequence ATGAGTCGCCCGCTCGACAGCGTCGCTCGCAAGCAGGCGCGCCTGCTGCAGTTCCGCACCGCTCCCGCCGACCTGGGCGAGGTCATCGCCTACCGGCCCGAGGCTCCCGTGCTGGATCTGGCCATGGAGCTGTCGCGCGAGTACAAGCGCAACGTCGGCACCGGTCTGGACGTGCAGCCCCCCTACCGGGCACTGGAGTGTGTCCTGCGCGCGGCGGCGGGCACCTGGGCGCGCTGGCAGTGGAACGACGGCTGCTACGAACTCCTGTGCGCGGCGCCGATCAGCGCCGAGGACCGGCACGACGTGTTCCGCTACTGGGCCGAAGCCGTGGTCCTCGGGCCCGACGGCCAGCGCATCGGCGAACAACTGGCCGAACTCCTCGCCCGGGCCGAGCCCCGCTCCGCCGTCCTGCCCGCGCCGCCGAGCGCCGGCAAACGCTCGCGCGCATGGTGGCCGGGCGAACTCGCCCGCTGGCGCCTGGCCGAGGAACTCGCCGCCCTCGAGTGGCCCCGCAACAACGGCACCCCCGTCCGTTTCACCCTGTGCACCGACGGCCGGCTGGCCGCGATCGGCCACGAACTGCCCGCCCAACCCGACCGCAAGGGCGTCGTGCGGCACCTGCTGCCCCGTATCACCATCGGCACCGCCGCCAGCGGTCACTCCCGGCGCCACGCGGTGACCGTGAACGCCACCACCACCCTCCTCGCCACCTCCTGGAAGAGGGTCGCCACCGTCCTGCTGGCCAACCCTGACCAGCCGCTCGTCGTCTCCGCAGCCGCCGACGGCCCGCCGTGGAAACGCCGCCTGAACGTCCCCGCGGTAGCCGCCAGTCGCCGCCTGGCCGCCCTGCCCCGCCTGAGCGCGAACGTGCCTCCCTTCCCCGAGCACCTCGCCGACGACGCCCTGGCCGACACCGCCCCGGGGCCGGTCTGGGCCGTCGCCCCAGCCAGCGCCCGCACCCCCGGCCTGGGCCGCGGACACGGCATGGAGTTCTTCCGCCACATCGAAGAAGCCATCGACAGCCGGTGCGAGAAGTACAGCCACCGCAGCCCCGTGTTCATCGAGGTCCCCGGCATCAAGGTGCCTCCCACCGAGAGCGGCTCACGCGTCAGCGGACCGATCCCCTTCGAACGGATCCCCGCCGCCCTGGACGCCGCCGGCGTGGGCACCCTCCTCGTCCCCGTCCTGTGGAGCACCGACGAGGTCCGCGCCCGGGTGAAGGGCGCGATCGCCGACCAGTGGGGCCCCGGCGAGGACTGGAAGGCCGTCGACGGTGTCGCCGAACCCGTCGCCGGCGGGCGTATCGAGGTCGTCTTCCTCCACGACAAGACCGATGCCCTCGGCCACGGACCGCGCACCAGCGCGGAGCGCGAGCGGGACCTGGCGCAACTGCTCGCCCCCTACACCCGCGAGGACATGCTCGTCGCGGCGATCTGCGAGACCGACTGGGACCCCGAGCGCTGGTACCCGAGCGTCGAAGCCCGCGAGAAGGCCGAGGCCGAGGACGGCAAGTGGCCCTCCAAGCAGGCTCTCGCGCGCCTCGCAACGACCTCCCAGTACATCAAGCAGGCCCCGCCGCCGGTCCCCACCCACACCCGGGAGGGCAAGCCCTACAACGAGAAGTACCGCGCGAAGAAGGTCGCCTCCCGCCAGAGCGGCCTCGACAGCTCGACCGCGAACGTGCTGCGCGAGATCCTCAGCGGCGTCGGCGCCACCGACCACCGCCTCGGTGCCGCGTTCGGCAAACTGCCGCTCGAGAACTGGTGGCACATCGGCATCCACGTCCGCCGCCACGCCCAGCGCCGCACACCCGGCAAGCGCCGTACCACCGAACCAGCACCGATCACCGCAACCCTCACCGCGATGCGCCCCACCGGCGGGAAGGACGACCCCTGGCAGGTCTGGGCCTACAGCCCCCAGGCCGGGCAGTGGCAGCCCCACAGCCCGGCCACAACAGCGCTGCACGCCACCGACCTCGCATGGGACGTCAGCGGATACCGCGCCGCCGCGGACGAGACACTCCAGGCCCGTGCCGCCGCGGACATCGTCGAGCAGGCCCTCATCGCCATCCGCACCCAACTCCCCGCAACAGCCCCCGCCGTCCTCTACGTCGACGGCGACGCCGCCGAGTACATCTGGGCGGGCCTAACCGACGAAGCCCTGGGCCAGGACCCGCCCCCCGGCATGCCCCGGCCGGCATCCTGGCTGCCCGGCCACAGCCTCCCCCGCGCCCAGCGCCCCCTGGCCACCGTCCGCGTCATCGGCGACCTGGAACGCATCGGCCGCCCCACCGGGGCCCACATGCGCACCAGCGACGGCACCTGGCGCGCCACCGACACCACCAACAGCCTCTTCCAACTCGCCACCGACACCGGTGCCGTCACCTTTCCCGATCTCCTGCTCGTCAATGTCCCCCGCACCTGGGCCGCCGGCCCCGCCGGCCGCTTCGGCAAGGACGAGACACGCTTCGACAGCGGCATCCAGAGCAAGAACGGCTACGCCCACACCGCCACCCGGTTCACCGTCATCGCCCAGAGCCCCGACGCCGACTGCGACCTCATCGGAGCTGTCGCCGCCGTCCTGACCAACCAGGGCATCACCTCCGACGTCCGCCAAAGCGCCCCCACCCCCTCCACCTCGCCCGCAGGATGGACTCCACCCACCCCTACTACCGCCGCACCGCGGAAAGCACCGAAGACGCCCCCGATGCCACCGAAGACGGGAACACCGCGCAGGAGGAGACCACCAGCCTGTAGCCAAGGCGCGCTCACCCCGACGAGGAGTCCCTTGAGGAATTCCGGGATACCGACGCCAAAGCTGACGCCGATGCCCTCCACGCCGCTACGGTCCTGGGACAATCTGGCCATGGCGCTCATCCGTGCCATCACCGCGGCCGACTACTCAGTGGTGGCGGCGCTGCTGGCCGCGAACGGTCTGGGAGACGGCTGGGGCTACGAGCCCGAGGGGCTGAGCGTCGTTGTCGCCGAGCTCCACGAAGCCGTCGTCGGGGTGGCCGAGTTCCAGCTCCACTGCGACTTCGGACACGACGCGTCGTTCAATGTCCGGATCGCTGCCCCGGTGCCGGCCCTGCCCACGCGCAAGCAGCGGGACGGCGGGACCGTCGGGGTCGACCTGGGCGTGGCTGTCATCGCGGCGGCCTCCGAGCCGGTGATCACCGCGCAGGGTAAAACGCAGTTGTTCGAGAACCCCCGGCACCTGGACAACGCGGTGCGCCAGCTGACGAAGTGGCAGCGGCGGATGTCCCGCCGCCACGTGCGAGGGCTTCCCGCACACAGGCAGAGCGCGGGCTGGCGGGAGGCCCGGGACCAGGTCGCACGGCTCATGGGGCTGGTCGCGCAGCGGCGCGCCTCGACACAGCATCTGCTGACGAAGCAGCTCGTGACCCAGTTCGCGCACATCGCGGTCGAGGACCTGCGGGTGAAGAACATGACCCGCTCCGCGCGCGGCACCCAGGACGCACCCGGGCGGAACGTGGCGGCGAAGGCCGGGCTGAACCGGGCCATCCTCGATGTCGGCTTCGGCGAGATCCGCCGGCAGATCGAGTACAAGGCCAAGCGCCACGGCGTCAGGGTCACCGCGGTCAACCCCGCCTACACCTCACAGACCTGCCACCAGTGCGGGCACGTCGACCGCAAAAGCCGGCGCACCCGCTCCGTCTTCGAATGCACACAGTGCGGACACGCCACCCACGCCGACATCGGCGCCGCCCACAACATCAAACACCGCGCACTCGACACCACCGACCAGCGGTAA
- a CDS encoding restriction endonuclease-related protein, with translation MGSMRWGRTGVSVVAGTAAAVQELDVGQRAALDACVVAALALSSSEGEAQGRMRLLMECHGRYVRSFGVLEQAPSYEVFTRWLCGSRVADLLPGRPQGSVLGKLWLLDDDGMPSSALHRLAVEASEHGHQAPGIGADIRHLHSLLRAVGMLPVSTGLSRISGETVQHAVFRALGAAGFEAYTRGREAMVRTPVLTRRVLSRNTALVELGAYTGISPTRQFGGLWAACPMCSWTMRAVYRPNGVVDVECEDERHSLLGARYRAEPTAMEGWRLAPCGELRTVPELLPVEGYVALPYALWLWVTLPGLLEVELRDRLVALGAEVRLWPFGDAYDLHVTRPGWSRVWRVDVKTWADPYGLAQKLREDPEGPGELCFVVPEHLRGYLPLLRRVVRSSGARVLTDADLVAEVEGA, from the coding sequence ATGGGCTCGATGCGGTGGGGGAGGACCGGGGTGTCGGTGGTGGCCGGGACGGCAGCGGCCGTTCAAGAACTCGACGTGGGCCAGCGCGCAGCGCTCGACGCCTGCGTGGTCGCGGCGTTGGCCTTGAGTAGCAGCGAAGGCGAGGCACAGGGGCGGATGCGGCTGCTGATGGAGTGCCATGGTCGCTACGTGCGCTCGTTCGGGGTCCTTGAGCAGGCACCGTCGTACGAGGTGTTCACCCGTTGGCTCTGCGGAAGCCGGGTGGCCGACCTTTTGCCGGGACGGCCCCAGGGATCAGTGCTCGGCAAGCTGTGGCTGCTCGATGACGACGGCATGCCCAGCTCGGCGCTGCACCGGCTCGCGGTGGAGGCCTCTGAGCACGGCCACCAGGCCCCGGGGATCGGTGCCGACATCCGCCATCTGCACAGCCTGCTGCGGGCGGTGGGAATGCTGCCGGTGAGTACCGGGCTGTCACGGATCTCCGGCGAGACCGTCCAGCACGCCGTCTTTCGCGCGCTGGGGGCCGCCGGCTTCGAGGCGTACACCCGGGGCCGGGAGGCGATGGTCCGCACGCCCGTCCTGACACGGCGTGTTTTGTCCCGGAACACCGCGTTGGTCGAGCTGGGCGCGTACACCGGTATCTCCCCGACGCGGCAGTTCGGCGGCCTGTGGGCAGCGTGTCCGATGTGCAGTTGGACGATGCGGGCCGTCTACCGCCCCAACGGCGTGGTGGATGTCGAGTGTGAGGACGAGCGCCACAGCCTGCTGGGCGCCCGGTACCGGGCCGAGCCGACTGCGATGGAGGGCTGGCGCCTGGCCCCGTGCGGCGAACTGCGCACCGTGCCGGAGCTGCTGCCCGTGGAGGGCTATGTGGCGTTGCCCTACGCCCTGTGGCTGTGGGTGACGCTCCCGGGCCTGCTGGAGGTCGAGCTGCGCGACCGGCTGGTCGCTTTGGGCGCGGAGGTGCGGCTGTGGCCGTTCGGCGACGCGTATGACCTGCATGTCACTCGTCCCGGCTGGTCCAGGGTGTGGCGCGTCGACGTCAAGACCTGGGCCGATCCGTACGGGCTGGCCCAGAAGTTGCGCGAGGATCCCGAGGGGCCCGGCGAGCTGTGCTTCGTGGTGCCTGAGCACCTGCGGGGGTATCTGCCGCTGCTGCGCCGGGTGGTGCGGAGCAGCGGGGCCCGGGTGCTGACCGATGCCGACTTGGTGGCGGAGGTGGAGGGGGCGTGA
- a CDS encoding outer membrane protein assembly factor BamB family protein, which translates to MWLREARSGRLKWRSSAGNAGEPDKWGEPYYPQVIAAGGQVLVGGGDGDTTGEVVALCAANGKRMWRRKLPGNQVVEIAKSGAFVVAATQDHVFGLSAKTGRILWRVKVFQAGQIIAHGNILIFTHKGVEPFGAMALDRETGKLIWAEEIPDASDLGIKVAGSLVHLVGIRNVERRQDDGTTVFVTAPGELRTLSVENDRVEWTRALMSSDASFLSGGGLLHLVTDEKLITLHSDTGRTVWSIPLPEPVTPLQMVLHDDLLIVHFSVRVNGEYSLLALDPETGKEQWRVGGELSSEMLPGPSGVILVNTQGPKVRAVDTAGGEDIWSSPLKGAVQIVTNDLIYCHNGEEITVYDVSTGDLFFG; encoded by the coding sequence GTGTGGTTGAGGGAAGCGCGCAGCGGCCGCCTCAAATGGCGCAGCTCTGCAGGGAATGCAGGTGAGCCGGATAAATGGGGCGAGCCGTACTATCCGCAAGTGATTGCAGCCGGGGGGCAGGTCCTGGTTGGGGGTGGCGACGGGGACACGACCGGCGAGGTCGTAGCGCTATGCGCAGCCAACGGAAAGCGCATGTGGCGGCGAAAGTTACCTGGAAACCAGGTAGTGGAGATTGCTAAATCTGGCGCCTTTGTCGTAGCCGCCACGCAGGACCACGTATTTGGATTGTCTGCGAAAACGGGCAGGATCCTCTGGCGAGTCAAGGTATTTCAAGCGGGTCAAATTATCGCGCACGGAAACATTCTTATTTTCACCCATAAAGGTGTGGAGCCGTTCGGGGCTATGGCGCTGGATCGTGAGACAGGGAAATTAATTTGGGCTGAAGAAATCCCAGACGCTAGCGACTTGGGAATCAAAGTGGCCGGCAGTTTGGTTCATTTGGTTGGGATTCGCAATGTCGAAAGGCGCCAGGATGACGGAACTACTGTGTTCGTTACCGCGCCGGGGGAATTGCGTACGCTTTCCGTTGAAAATGATCGAGTTGAATGGACTCGAGCATTAATGTCTTCGGATGCCTCATTTCTCTCGGGGGGAGGACTCCTTCACCTAGTGACGGATGAGAAATTAATTACCCTGCATAGCGACACGGGTAGGACAGTCTGGTCCATTCCGCTGCCGGAGCCGGTAACGCCGCTGCAAATGGTGCTTCACGATGACCTTCTCATTGTCCATTTTTCCGTTCGCGTCAACGGAGAATATTCTCTTCTTGCGCTTGATCCTGAAACGGGTAAGGAGCAGTGGCGAGTAGGGGGTGAACTGTCATCTGAAATGCTTCCAGGGCCTTCAGGGGTGATTTTGGTCAACACTCAAGGGCCAAAGGTTCGCGCCGTCGACACGGCAGGAGGCGAGGATATTTGGTCATCCCCCTTGAAAGGTGCGGTTCAGATCGTCACCAACGATCTGATTTATTGCCACAACGGAGAGGAGATCACAGTCTACGACGTTTCCACAGGTGACCTATTCTTTGGCTAA
- a CDS encoding ISAs1 family transposase yields the protein MGRPCADAGLLAALDVRRHLLHWRHAPSRSAIGRVLERLDADALDAAVGAWLAHRHTAAAPDRRRVIAVDGKALRGSARLDQPRRHLLSAVTHGRPVTLAQTEVGSKTNETRHFQPLLAPLDLEEDVVTFDALHSVRANVAWLVETKKAHYVAVIKPNQPTAWAQLDGLDWHAVAIQHTASNKGHGRRESRSVKTLAIADNLGGIAFPHAKLALRVHRRRKATGRKETRETVYAVTSLDAHQAKPAELASHLGGHWTVEAQHHIRDRTFAEDASTVHAGNAPHVMATLRNLAIGALKALGATNIAKRSRG from the coding sequence GTGGGGCGCCCTTGTGCCGACGCCGGGCTGCTCGCCGCGCTCGACGTGCGCCGTCACCTGCTGCACTGGCGGCATGCACCGTCCAGGTCCGCGATCGGGAGGGTCCTCGAGCGTCTCGACGCCGACGCACTCGATGCGGCCGTCGGAGCCTGGCTGGCTCACCGCCATACCGCCGCAGCCCCGGACAGACGACGGGTGATCGCCGTGGACGGCAAGGCACTGCGCGGCTCCGCCCGCCTGGATCAGCCCCGCCGGCACCTTCTGTCCGCCGTCACCCACGGCCGCCCGGTCACCCTCGCCCAGACCGAGGTTGGGTCCAAGACCAACGAGACACGGCACTTCCAGCCCCTGCTTGCACCGCTCGACCTGGAAGAAGACGTGGTCACCTTCGACGCGCTGCACTCGGTGAGGGCCAATGTCGCCTGGCTGGTGGAGACCAAGAAGGCGCACTACGTGGCCGTGATCAAGCCCAACCAGCCCACCGCCTGGGCCCAGCTGGACGGTCTGGACTGGCACGCGGTGGCCATCCAGCACACCGCCTCGAACAAGGGACACGGCCGTCGCGAGTCTCGCTCGGTCAAGACTCTCGCCATCGCCGACAACCTCGGCGGCATCGCCTTCCCCCACGCGAAGCTCGCCCTCCGCGTCCACCGCCGCCGCAAAGCAACCGGCAGGAAGGAGACCCGCGAGACCGTCTACGCGGTCACCAGCCTCGACGCCCACCAGGCGAAACCGGCCGAACTCGCCTCCCACCTGGGCGGACACTGGACCGTGGAAGCCCAGCACCACATCCGCGACCGTACCTTCGCCGAAGACGCCTCCACCGTCCACGCCGGCAACGCACCCCACGTCATGGCCACCCTCCGCAACCTCGCGATCGGAGCCCTCAAAGCCCTCGGCGCGACCAACATCGCTAAGAGGTCGCGCGGATAG
- a CDS encoding IS5 family transposase, with protein sequence MPALPPWLTEPLWDQFVALLSERPEFHPGHPLGCHRRRISDRIIFDKLLQLLRFGCSYEAIADTTCSATTIRSRRDEWIRLGVFAQLKQIALDSYDRIVGLVLDQIAVDGSITKAPGGGEVAGRSPVDRGKQGLKRSGMTDGYGIPLGRVLAGANRHDSPLLAPTLDRLDDLGPLPDDITVHLDAGYDSDKTRTLLSERGLHGRIAHKGEKAPIQASRRWHVERTHAWQNAFHRLARCYERRTTVIDAFFDLADTIITVRSLIRQAWTTHRWHERTNRRP encoded by the coding sequence GTGCCCGCGCTGCCACCATGGCTCACCGAGCCGCTCTGGGACCAATTCGTGGCACTGCTTTCCGAGCGTCCCGAGTTCCACCCGGGCCATCCACTCGGCTGCCACCGCCGACGCATCAGCGACCGCATCATCTTCGACAAGCTCCTGCAACTGCTGCGCTTCGGCTGTTCCTACGAGGCGATCGCCGACACGACCTGCTCGGCCACCACGATCCGCAGCCGTCGCGACGAGTGGATACGACTCGGCGTCTTCGCCCAGCTCAAGCAGATCGCGCTGGACTCCTACGACCGGATCGTCGGCCTCGTCCTCGACCAGATCGCCGTGGACGGCTCCATCACCAAGGCTCCCGGAGGCGGCGAGGTGGCCGGTCGCTCACCGGTCGACCGCGGCAAACAGGGCCTGAAACGCTCGGGCATGACGGACGGGTACGGCATTCCACTGGGTCGTGTCCTGGCCGGTGCCAACCGCCACGACTCCCCGCTGCTCGCCCCGACCCTGGACCGCCTGGACGACCTGGGGCCGTTACCCGACGACATCACCGTGCATCTGGACGCCGGCTACGACTCGGACAAGACCCGCACTCTGCTCAGCGAACGCGGCCTGCACGGCCGCATCGCACACAAGGGTGAGAAAGCGCCCATCCAGGCCAGTCGGCGTTGGCATGTCGAACGCACTCACGCCTGGCAGAACGCCTTCCACCGCCTCGCCCGCTGCTACGAGCGGCGCACCACCGTCATCGACGCATTCTTCGACCTCGCCGACACGATCATCACCGTGCGTAGTCTGATCCGACAGGCATGGACGACCCACCGCTGGCACGAACGCACGAACCGCCGACCATGA
- a CDS encoding DUF4238 domain-containing protein — translation MYLKHFAQHMGRRKYELKVRRLDKINEPFRVTPTGIAAETGYYWGISAEGVPHHAAEKLFTSLETRADPVLKVLLHDQEWALTPDWPLGPDQRHVLAWWMAAQILRTTRQRKRLIHQRAEAPDITGLPQEVRTLAQNNPHLLYIVENIATLALALEARPWALGFSDMCLLTSDTPIAVWNRPDDEDQLRAAALSDVMLPLDPHRFLFLPGPATRAADPRKWVDHLMHAKGAIGFALVEVAYDVADQFVIHHPQHDPWKHWKPNSPGQPKPWDGQTHSAPQYVLEYPVFPPGQNIEHRWTVEHPPPRSPAVAHP, via the coding sequence ATGTACCTGAAGCACTTCGCCCAGCACATGGGACGCCGTAAGTACGAGCTGAAGGTGCGACGCCTCGACAAGATCAACGAACCGTTTCGGGTGACGCCTACTGGCATCGCTGCTGAGACCGGTTACTACTGGGGAATCAGTGCTGAGGGAGTCCCTCACCATGCTGCTGAGAAGCTGTTCACCTCCCTTGAGACACGTGCCGACCCAGTACTGAAGGTGCTGTTGCACGACCAGGAATGGGCGCTTACGCCGGACTGGCCGTTGGGCCCGGACCAGCGCCATGTCCTCGCCTGGTGGATGGCTGCCCAGATCCTGCGCACTACCCGCCAGAGGAAACGGCTTATCCATCAGCGGGCCGAAGCACCGGACATCACCGGCCTTCCGCAGGAAGTGCGCACGCTCGCGCAGAACAACCCCCACCTGCTCTACATCGTCGAGAACATCGCCACCTTGGCACTCGCCCTGGAAGCACGTCCGTGGGCGCTCGGCTTCAGCGACATGTGCCTGCTGACCAGCGATACCCCGATTGCCGTATGGAACCGCCCCGACGACGAAGACCAGCTGCGCGCCGCCGCACTGAGCGACGTCATGCTCCCGCTGGACCCTCACCGCTTCCTTTTCCTGCCCGGTCCCGCTACCCGAGCCGCCGACCCGCGCAAGTGGGTGGACCATCTGATGCACGCCAAGGGTGCCATCGGCTTCGCACTTGTGGAGGTGGCCTATGACGTGGCCGACCAGTTCGTGATCCACCACCCGCAGCACGACCCCTGGAAGCATTGGAAGCCGAACAGCCCGGGCCAGCCCAAACCATGGGACGGGCAGACGCACTCTGCTCCTCAGTACGTCTTGGAGTATCCCGTTTTTCCGCCCGGCCAGAACATCGAACATCGCTGGACTGTTGAGCACCCACCGCCTCGCTCCCCAGCCGTGGCACACCCTTGA